Proteins encoded by one window of Brassica napus cultivar Da-Ae unplaced genomic scaffold, Da-Ae ScsIHWf_2833;HRSCAF=3613, whole genome shotgun sequence:
- the LOC106426403 gene encoding thiosulfate sulfurtransferase 18-like isoform X2, with protein sequence MFPDSSKREEVVTVDVSQAKILLQSDHQYLDVRTEEEFRRGHCFVPKILNVPYMLNSPQGRVKNQDFLDQVSSLLNPTYDILVGCQSGARSLNATTELVAAGFKKVRNVGGGYLAWVDHNFPIIKEQQQSAN encoded by the exons ATGTTTCCTGACAGCTCAAAGCGGGAAGAAGTTGTTACTGTTGATGTGAGCCAAGCCAAGATTCTCCTCCAGTCCGACCATCAATATCTTGATGTTAG GACTGAGGAAGAGTTTCGGAGAGGCCATTGTTTTGTTCCTAAGATCCTCAACGTTCCCTACATGCTCAACTCGCCTCAAG GAAGAGTGAAGAATCAAGACTTCTTGGATCAAGTGTCTTCTCTTCTCAACCCAACATATGATATCCTTGTG GGTTGTCAGAGTGGAGCCAGATCCTTAAATGCAACAACTGAACTTGTTGCTGCT ggtTTCAAGAAAGTGAGAAACGTAGGAGGTGGCTATCTGGCTTGGGTGGACCACAACTTTCCCATCATTAAAGAGCAGCAGCAATCTGCAAACTAA
- the LOC106426403 gene encoding thiosulfate sulfurtransferase 18-like isoform X1 — MFPDSSKREEVVTVDVSQAKILLQSDHQYLDVSTCTCRTEEEFRRGHCFVPKILNVPYMLNSPQGRVKNQDFLDQVSSLLNPTYDILVGCQSGARSLNATTELVAAGFKKVRNVGGGYLAWVDHNFPIIKEQQQSAN; from the exons ATGTTTCCTGACAGCTCAAAGCGGGAAGAAGTTGTTACTGTTGATGTGAGCCAAGCCAAGATTCTCCTCCAGTCCGACCATCAATATCTTGATGTTAG TACTTGCACATGCAGGACTGAGGAAGAGTTTCGGAGAGGCCATTGTTTTGTTCCTAAGATCCTCAACGTTCCCTACATGCTCAACTCGCCTCAAG GAAGAGTGAAGAATCAAGACTTCTTGGATCAAGTGTCTTCTCTTCTCAACCCAACATATGATATCCTTGTG GGTTGTCAGAGTGGAGCCAGATCCTTAAATGCAACAACTGAACTTGTTGCTGCT ggtTTCAAGAAAGTGAGAAACGTAGGAGGTGGCTATCTGGCTTGGGTGGACCACAACTTTCCCATCATTAAAGAGCAGCAGCAATCTGCAAACTAA
- the LOC106406053 gene encoding ribosomal RNA small subunit methyltransferase F, with protein MSKQLELPESFVRFLEANDIDPSIYNEGDSLPRYVRLKPGFEDVVQEIESEINCKMEQLNWLPGFYSIPPHVHIARSKAYQQGKMYGIDAASGAAVSALGISPGDHVLDLCAAPGAKLCMMLDLLGDKGTATGVDVARHRLSACRTMLQKYGLGERSRLFLADGTTFSLPPTTNLPCGSCDEETFKQWTSRRPYKERKQVAKTRNNFVLPLHAHPEIVFYGHNSGVIGLPKKELFRPLDQNDCANRGYDKVLVDAECTHDGSIKHIQKFEQWGWTTLERRVLDAERTDTNLTALQLNLLRNGFRLLKQGGILVYSTCSLTHAQNEDVVDQFLAESSSAELQEIEMAKEWPCRSGRTPKTVRFDPSTSATSGLFVAKIKKMAPEKNVL; from the exons ATGTCGAAGCAGCTGGAGTTGCCGGAGAGTTTCGTTAGGTTTTTAGAGGCGAATGACATTGATCCTTCAATCTATAATGAAGGAGATTCACTTCCACGCTACGTAAG GTTGAAACCTGGGTTCGAGGATGTTGTCCAAGAGATTGAATCTGAAATTAACTGCAAGATGGAGCAGCTGAATTGGCTGCCTGGATTTTACTCAATTCCTCCACATGTTCATATAGCGAGGTCCAAGGCGTATCAGCAAGGcaag ATGTACGGAATAGACGCAGCTTCGGGTGCTGCTGTTTCAGCTCTTGGTATCTCCCCAGGAGACCATGTCTTGGATCTTTGTGCTGCTCCTG GTGCTAAACTGTGTATGATGCTAGACCTACTGGGTGACAAGGGCACTGCAACAGGTGTCGATGTTGCAAGGCATCGCCTCTCTGCCTGCAGAACAATGCTTCAGAAATATGGTCTCGGTGAAAGGAGTCGTCTTTTCCTTGCTGATGGAACTACTTTCTCACTTCCACCCACCACAAACCTACCTT GTGGGTCATGTGATGAAGAAACATTCAAGCAGTGGACTTCTCGTAGACCTTACAAAGAAAGGAAACAAGTAGCCAAGACCAGGAATAACTTTGTTTTGCCGCTTCATGCTCACCCGGAAATTGTTTTCTACGGACACAACTCCGGAGTAATTGGGCTACCAAAGAAGGAGCTTTTTAGACCCCTTGACCAAAATGATTGCGCAAATCGTGGGTATGACAAG GTTCTTGTAGACGCAGAGTGCACACATGACGGTTCAATCAAGCATATCCAGAAATTTGAACAATGGGGTTGGACAACCTTGGAACGCCGTGTACTTGATGCTGAGAGAACCGATACAAACTTGACTGCTCTTCAG TTAAATCTACTGAGAAATGGATTCAGATTGTTGAAACAAGGTGGCATTCTTGTATACAGCACCTGCAG TTTGACGCATGCCCAAAACGAAGATGTGGTGGATCAGTTCCTTGCTGAAAGCTCCTCTGCAG AGCTGCAGGAGATTGAAATGGCCAAGGAATGGCCGTGTAGAAGTGGACGCACTCCAAAAACAGTGCGTTTCGACCCTTCCACCTCAGCAACCAGCGGCCTCTTTGTTGCCAAAATCAAGAAAATGGCACCAGAGAAGAATGTGTTATGA
- the LOC106406069 gene encoding ferredoxin--NADP reductase, leaf isozyme 1, chloroplastic-like, giving the protein MIKLVISLLPLLIKHGCCCYRCCSLISIIKVVVVSPHKNILRWIFLNNESTREACSYGGRVKAQVTTEVPVKVVKESKKQEEGIVVNKFKPKDPYTGRCLLNTRITGDDAPGETWHIVFTTQGEVPYREGQSIGVIPEGIDKNGKPHKLRLYSIASSAIGDFGDSKTVRAFPPLTSDLKPGDEAKITGPVGKEMLMPKDPNATIIMLATGTGIAPFRSFLWKMFFEEHEDYKFNGLAWLFLGVPTSSSLLYKEEFEKMKEKNPENFRLDFAVSREQTNDKGEKMYIQTRMAEYAQELWELLKKDNTFVYMCGLKGMEKGIDWLEYKKQLKRSEQWNVEVY; this is encoded by the exons ATGATAAAGCT AGTTATATCCCTTCTTCCATTATTGATCAAACATGGCTGCTGCTGCTATAGGTGCTGCAGTCTCATTTCCATCATCAAAGTCGTCGTTGTCTCTCCCCACAAAAACATCCTTCGTTGGATTTTCCTCAACAACGAG AGCACACGGGAGGCGTGTAGTTATGGGGGAAGAGTGAAGGCTCAGGTGACAACAGAGGTGCCAGTGAAAGTAGTCAAGGAGTCAAAGAAACAGGAAGAAGGAATAGTTGTCAACAAATTCAAACCAAAGGACCCTTACACTGGTCGATGCCTCTTGAACACCAGGATCACTGGCGATGATGCTCCCGGTGAGACCTGGCACATTGTCTTCACCACCCAAG GTGAGGTTCCATACAGAGAAGGGCAATCGATAGGAGTGATTCCAGAAGGAATTGACAAGAACGGGAAGCCCCACAAGCTGAGGTTATACTCTATAGCCAGCAGTGCcattggtgactttggagaCTCCAAAACCGTGAGAGCTTTTCCCCCTCTGACTA GCGACTTGAAGCCGGGTGATGAGGCAAAGATCACTGGACCAGTTGGAAAGGAAATGCTTATGCCTAAAGACCCAAATGCCACCATCATCATG CTTGCAACAGGAACTGGAATAGCTCCATTTAGATCATTTTTGTGGAAAATGTTCTTTGAGGAGCACGAGGACTACAAG TTCAATGGTTTGGCGTGGCTCTTCTTGGGTGTACCCACAAGCAGCTCACTGCTCTACAAGGAG GAGTTTGAgaagatgaaggagaagaaTCCGGAAAACTTCAGGCTGGACTTTGCGGTGAGCAGGGAGCAGACTAACGACAAGGGAGAGAAAATGTACATACAGACAAGAATGGCAGAGTATGCACAAGAGCTGTGGGAGTTGCTGAAGAAAGACAACACATTTGTTTACATGTGTGGCCTCAAGGGTATGGAGAAAG GGATCGATTGGTTAGAGTACAAGAAGCAATTGAAGAGGAGTGAGCAGTGGAATGTGGAAGTTTACTAA
- the BNAA02G34820D gene encoding uncharacterized protein BNAA02G34820D, which produces MADIVKQILAKPIQLSDQVVKAADEASSFKQECAEVKAKTEKLAGLLRQAARASSDLYERPTRRIIDDTEQMLDKAFSLVLKCRGNGIMKRVFTIIPAAAFRKMSAQLENSISDVSWLLRVSAPAEDRGDAGYLGLPPIAANEPILCLIWEQIALLHTGSLEDRSDAAASLVSLARDNDRYTKLIIEEGGVGPLLKLLKEGKPEGQENAARALGLLGRDPESVEHMIHGGACSVFGKVLKEGPMKVQAVVAWATSELVSNHPKCQDMFAQHNAIRLLVGHLAFETVQEHSKYAIVNNKATSIHHALVLAKENPLSKAVDDDHTSIPHPTGKQMPNQMHSVVVNSMANPPKKSTTLHSKAAGAVVKPPCNLHQHQNSTSKTRELEDSATKSQMKAMAARALWKLAKGNSTICKSITESRALLCFAVLIDKGNEEVRYNSAMALMEITAVAEQDADLRRSAFKPNSPACKAVVDQVLKIIEIADSELLIPCMRTIGNLARTFRATESRMIGPLVKLLDEREPEVTGEAAVALTKFACTENYLHKDHSRSIIEAGGGKHLVQLAYFGESGVQIPALELLCYIALNVPDSEQLAKDEVLAVLEWASKQSWVTQLESLEALLQEAKGRLDLYQSKGSRGFNFN; this is translated from the coding sequence ATGGCGGATATCGTGAAGCAAATCTTAGCGAAGCCGATCCAACTGTCAGACCAGGTGGTGAAAGCGGCGGATGAGGCAAGCTCGTTCAAGCAGGAGTGCGCGGAAGTGAAGGCGAAGACGGAGAAGCTTGCTGGTCTTCTCCGGCAGGCAGCGCGCGCAAGTTCGGATCTGTACGAGCGGCCGACGCGGCGTATAATCGACGACACGGAGCAGATGCTGGACAAGGCATTCTCCCTGGTGCTCAAGTGCCGAGGGAACGGGATCATGAAGCGCGTCTTCACCATCATCCCCGCCGCCGCCTTCCGCAAGATGTCTGCTCAGTTGGAGAACTCCATCAGTGACGTTTCCTGGCTCCTCCGCGTCTCCGCTCCCGCTGAGGATCGCGGCGACGCTGGTTACCTCGGCCTTCCTCCCATCGCCGCCAACGAGCCCATCCTCTGCCTCATCTGGGAGCAGATTGCTCTTCTCCACACCGGATCCCTCGAAGACCGCTCCGATGCTGCCGCTTCCCTCGTTTCTCTTGCCCGCGACAACGATCGCTACACCAAGCTTATCATCGAGGAAGGAGGCGTTGGCCCTCTCCTTAAGCTCCTCAAGGAAGGCAAGCCCGAGGGCCAAGAGAACGCTGCTCGTGCTTTAGGCTTGCTCGGTCGTGACCCCGAGAGCGTCGAGCATATGATCCACGGCGGCGCCTGCTCCGTCTTCGGAAAAGTCCTCAAGGAAGGCCCCATGAAGGTCCAGGCCGTCGTCGCCTGGGCCACCTCCGAGCTCGTCTCCAATCACCCCAAGTGCCAAGACATGTTCGCTCAGCACAACGCCATTCGCCTTCTCGTTGGTCACTTGGCCTTCGAAACCGTCCAAGAGCACAGCAAGTACGCCATTGTCAACAACAAGGCTACTTCCATTCACCACGCTCTCGTTCTCGCCAAGGAGAACCCTCTTTCCAAGGCTGTCGACGACGATCACACCTCTATTCCCCATCCCACTGGGAAGCAAATGCCCAATCAGATGCACAGTGTCGTCGTCAACTCCATGGCCAACCCTCCCAAGAAGTCCACCACGCTCCACAGTAAAGCTGCTGGTGCTGTTGTTAAGCCCCCTTGCAATCTACACCAACACCAGAATTCCACTTCCAAGACCCGAGAGCTGGAAGACTCTGCCACCAAGTCTCAGATGAAGGCCATGGCCGCTAGGGCGCTCTGGAAGCTGGCCAAAGGCAACTCCACCATCTGCAAAAGCATCACCGAGTCTAGAGCTCTCCTTTGCTTCGCTGTTCTCATTGACAAGGGCAATGAAGAGGTCAGATACAACTCAGCTATGGCCTTGATGGAGATCACGGCTGTTGCAGAGCAGGACGCCGACCTCAGACGCTCCGCATTCAAGCCTAATTCCCCTGCCTGCAAGGCTGTGGTTGATCAGGTGCTCAAAATCATTGAGATTGCGGATTCTGAGCTACTCATCCCGTGCATGAGAACCATAGGGAACCTTGCAAGAACTTTCAGAGCAACAGAGTCAAGGATGATTGGGCCTTTGGTGAAGCTCCTGGATGAAAGAGAGCCTGAAGTGACAGGGGAAGCAGCGGTTGCCCTCACAAAATTCGCCTGCACTGAGAATTACTTGCACAAAGATCACTCGAGGAGTATTATAGAAGCTGGAGGAGGGAAACATCTGGTTCAGTTGGCCTACTTTGGAGAGAGTGGGGTTCAGATTCCGGCATTAGAGCTCCTATGTTACATAGCACTTAATGTACCGGACAGTGAGCAGCTGGCGAAGGACGAGGTTCTGGCAGTGTTGGAGTGGGCTTCGAAACAGTCTTGGGTGACACAGCTGGAGAGCTTAGAAGCTCTGTTGCAGGAGGCTAAGGGGAGACTGGACCTGTACCAGTCAAAAGGATCAAGGGGTTTCAATTTCAATTGA
- the LOC106406033 gene encoding protein ANTHESIS POMOTING FACTOR 1 isoform X1 gives MIGGGQAEREERVALEISEELVRSMEPGAVFRDYNCRISSIDFNKNSSYMVTASDDDSIRLYDVATATCLKTINSKKYGVDLVCFTSHPTTVIYSSRNGWDDSLRLLSLHDNKYLRYFKGHHDRVVSLSLCSAGESFISGSLDRTVLLWDQRVEKCQGLLRVQGRPAAAYDDQGLVFAIAFGGFIRLFDSRMYHKGPFEIFSVGGDLSEANVVKFSNDGRRMLLTTMGGHIHVLDSFRGTLLSTYSVKPVAEESTLDATFSPEGMHVVSGSGDGSTHAWSVRSGKQVQSWMGGHGSEAPPVIKWAPGSPMFVTGSSELAFVIPDLSKLSAYANRK, from the exons ATGATTG GAGGGGGGCAAGCGGAGAGAGAGGAACGAGTAGCGTTGGAAATAAGTGAAGAATTAGTAAGGAGCATGGAACCTGGCGCTGTTTTCAGAGACTAT AATTGCAGGATCAGCTCGATTGACTTTAACAAAAATTCGAGTTATATGGTGACGGCAAGCGACGATGACTCCATTCGTCTCTACGATGTTGCTACCGCTAC ATGCCTGAAGACGATTAACAGCAAAAAGTATGGGGTTGATCTTGTTTGCTTCACTTCACATCCTACCACTGTCATCTACTCTTCCCGTAACGGCTGGGACG ACTCTCTGCGCCTTCTCTCTTTGCACGATAACAAGTATTTGCGCTACTTCAAAGGACATCACGACAG AGTTGTCTCGCTTAGCTTGTGTTCTGCTGGTGAATCCTTCATCTCCGGTTCTCTTGATCGAACTGTTTTGCTTTGGGATCAAAGGGTCGAGAAATGCCAG GGTCTCTTACGTGTCCAAGGAAGGCCTGCTGCAGCTTATGATGATCAAGGTTTAGTCTTTGCTATTGCCTTTGGTGGCTTCATAAGATTGTTTGATTCCCGTATGTACCATAAG GGGccttttgaaatattttccgtTGGTGGTGATCTTTCTGAGGCAAACGTTGTCAAATTTAGTAATGATGGAAGGCGCATGCTGCTTACCACCATGGGCGGCCATATTCATGTGCTTGATTCTTTTCGTGGAACACTC CTATCCACATATAGTGTGAAACCAGTGGCTGAAGAATCTACTTTGGATGCAACCTTCAGTCCTGAAGGGATGCATGTTGTTTCAG GTTCAGGAGATGGTAGTACCCATGCATGGAGTGTGAGGAGCGGAAAACAG GTTCAGAGTTGGATGGGTGGTCATGGGAGTGAAGCTCCTCCAGTAATAAAATGGGCTCCAGGAAGTCCCATGTTTGTCACAGGCTCATCCGAGCTTGCTTTTGTTATCCCTGACTTATCTAAATTGTCAGCTTATGCCAATCGGAAATAG
- the LOC106406033 gene encoding protein ANTHESIS POMOTING FACTOR 1 isoform X2 has product MIGGQAEREERVALEISEELVRSMEPGAVFRDYNCRISSIDFNKNSSYMVTASDDDSIRLYDVATATCLKTINSKKYGVDLVCFTSHPTTVIYSSRNGWDDSLRLLSLHDNKYLRYFKGHHDRVVSLSLCSAGESFISGSLDRTVLLWDQRVEKCQGLLRVQGRPAAAYDDQGLVFAIAFGGFIRLFDSRMYHKGPFEIFSVGGDLSEANVVKFSNDGRRMLLTTMGGHIHVLDSFRGTLLSTYSVKPVAEESTLDATFSPEGMHVVSGSGDGSTHAWSVRSGKQVQSWMGGHGSEAPPVIKWAPGSPMFVTGSSELAFVIPDLSKLSAYANRK; this is encoded by the exons ATGATTG GGGGGCAAGCGGAGAGAGAGGAACGAGTAGCGTTGGAAATAAGTGAAGAATTAGTAAGGAGCATGGAACCTGGCGCTGTTTTCAGAGACTAT AATTGCAGGATCAGCTCGATTGACTTTAACAAAAATTCGAGTTATATGGTGACGGCAAGCGACGATGACTCCATTCGTCTCTACGATGTTGCTACCGCTAC ATGCCTGAAGACGATTAACAGCAAAAAGTATGGGGTTGATCTTGTTTGCTTCACTTCACATCCTACCACTGTCATCTACTCTTCCCGTAACGGCTGGGACG ACTCTCTGCGCCTTCTCTCTTTGCACGATAACAAGTATTTGCGCTACTTCAAAGGACATCACGACAG AGTTGTCTCGCTTAGCTTGTGTTCTGCTGGTGAATCCTTCATCTCCGGTTCTCTTGATCGAACTGTTTTGCTTTGGGATCAAAGGGTCGAGAAATGCCAG GGTCTCTTACGTGTCCAAGGAAGGCCTGCTGCAGCTTATGATGATCAAGGTTTAGTCTTTGCTATTGCCTTTGGTGGCTTCATAAGATTGTTTGATTCCCGTATGTACCATAAG GGGccttttgaaatattttccgtTGGTGGTGATCTTTCTGAGGCAAACGTTGTCAAATTTAGTAATGATGGAAGGCGCATGCTGCTTACCACCATGGGCGGCCATATTCATGTGCTTGATTCTTTTCGTGGAACACTC CTATCCACATATAGTGTGAAACCAGTGGCTGAAGAATCTACTTTGGATGCAACCTTCAGTCCTGAAGGGATGCATGTTGTTTCAG GTTCAGGAGATGGTAGTACCCATGCATGGAGTGTGAGGAGCGGAAAACAG GTTCAGAGTTGGATGGGTGGTCATGGGAGTGAAGCTCCTCCAGTAATAAAATGGGCTCCAGGAAGTCCCATGTTTGTCACAGGCTCATCCGAGCTTGCTTTTGTTATCCCTGACTTATCTAAATTGTCAGCTTATGCCAATCGGAAATAG
- the LOC106415967 gene encoding dehydrin Rab18-like yields the protein MASYQNRPGAQATDEYGNPIQQLDEYGNPIGGGGYGTAGGGLGATGGGGYGTAGGGYGGGATGGTYGTGGEGYGTGTGALGAGAGGRHHGQQQLHEESGGGRGLGGMLHRSGSGSSSSSEDDGQGGRRKKKGITDKIKEKLPGHHDQSSGHLKGWEWELPLVMMLEATVVSATRRRG from the exons atggcttCTTACCAGAACCGACCAGGAGCTCAGGCTACTGATGAGTACGGAAACCCCATCCAGCAGTTGGACGAGTATGGAAACCCGATTGGCGGTGGAGGATACGGGACAGCTGGTGGTGGCCTTGGAGCGACCGGAGGAGGAGGTTATGGGACTGCAGGTGGAGGATACGGCGGAGGTGCCACCGGTG GGACTTACGGGACAGGTGGCGAAGGATACGGGACAGGAACTGGAGCCTTGGGAGCAGGCGCAGGTGGAAGGCACCACGGCCAACAGCAACTCCATGAGGAAAGTGGTGGTGGGAGGGGCTTGGGAGGAATGCTTCACCGCTCTGGATCCGGATCTAGCTCTAGCTCG GAGGATGATGGGCAAGGtgggaggaggaagaagaagggaatAACTGATAAGATTAAGGAAAAGTTGCCAGGCCATCATGATCAGTCTTCTGGTCATCTCAAGGGATGGGAATGGGAACTACCACTGGTTATGATGCTGGAGGCTACGGTGGTGAGCGCCACGAGAAGAAGGGGATGA